In one Lolium rigidum isolate FL_2022 chromosome 3, APGP_CSIRO_Lrig_0.1, whole genome shotgun sequence genomic region, the following are encoded:
- the LOC124694782 gene encoding uncharacterized protein LOC124694782 encodes MAARPPPPLVDDLMREIFQRVRPHDPRALVRAAAGCTSWRGIICDADFAREYREFHGAPPMLGFLHEELDYPRRAFDEAYWVSHFVSTATFRPPACQERPYWHALDSRHGLVLFYTPRMEADFVVCDLLTGNEWEIHASPKCGDIMWWEDDEDEKLERIHCNAAVLCANDRCDHLDCHGGPFRVALVGSSDGALVAHAIVYSSETGEWSDMIEVQYPNCINGCGHSAVVGSKVYVPCLESDTVLEYNFGEQKLSVIDAPFEDQDQNQPYLELMGVEDGMLFFASVVDARLYLWSMEAGPSGTAGWAQRRVIELEPLLPPAAVSEKSDALPVGFAEGVSVIFLRTEDGLYTIDLKSGKCEKVHDRIHGFYFEKVMPYMSFYTGAWGRLPNSQQASHAVVGATTI; translated from the coding sequence ATGGCGGCGAgacctcctccgccgctggtcGACGACCTCATGCGCGAGATCTTCCAGCGCGTGCGGCCGCACGACCCCAGGGCTctcgtccgcgccgccgccggctgcaCGAGCTGGCGCGGCATCATCTGCGACGCCGACTTCGCCCGCGAGTACCGCGAGTTCCATGGGGCGCCGCCCATGCTGGGCTTCCTCCACGAGGAACTGGACTACCCGCGCAGAGCGTTCGACGAGGCGTACTGGGTCTCCCACTTCGTCTCCACCGCGACCTTCCGCCCGCCGGCGTGTCAGGAACGCCCCTACTGGCACGCACTCGACTCCCGGCACGGCCTCGTCCTCTTCTACACCCCTCGAATGGAAGCGGACTTCGTTGTCTGCGACCTCCTCACCGGCAACGAGTGGGAAATTCACGCCAGCCCCAAGTGCGGCGACATCATGTGGTGGGAGGATGACGAGGACGAGAAACTCGAGCGCATACACTGTAATGCCGCGGTACTCTGCGCCAATGACCGATGTGACCACCTCGACTGCCATGGCGGCCCTTTCCGCGTGGCTTTGGTGGGCTCCTCCGATGGTGCATTAGTAGCCCACGCCATCGTCTACTCATCAGAGACTGGTGAGTGGAGCGACATGATCGAGGTTCAGTACCCAAATTGCATCAATGGCTGCGGGCACAGTGCTGTTGTGGGGAGTAAAGTCTATGTGCCGTGTCTGGAGAGTGACACTGTCTTGGAGTACAACTTTGGTGAGCAAAAACTATCTGTGATTGATGCCCCGTTTGAGGACCAGGATCAGAACCAGCCGTACCTTGAACTCATGGGGGTGGAGGACGGCATGCTGTTTTTTGCGTCCGTGGTGGATGCTAGACTCTACCTATGGTCAATGGAGGCTGGTCCCAGCGGAACTGCAGGATGGGCGCAACGCAGGGTCATCGAGCTTGAACCTTTGCTCCCTCCTGCTGCCGTCTCGGAGAAGTCGGACGCCTTGCCAGTTGGTTTTGCTGAAGGTGTTAGTGTCATCTTCCTGAGAACAGAGGATGGGTTGTACACAATTGATCTCAAGTCAGGCAAATGTGAGAAGGTGCACGACAGGATTCATGGTTTTTATTTCGAAAAGGTCATGCCCTACATGAGCTTCTACACTGGAG
- the LOC124701541 gene encoding ribulose-phosphate 3-epimerase, chloroplastic: MASPSSSLCSSLGYPRTASLGARRRVGFSPSRKLFQVKASRVDSFSKSDIIVSPSILSANFAKLGEQVKAVELAGCDWIHVDVMDGRFVPNITIGPLIVDALRPVTDLPLDVHLMIVEPEQRIPDFIKAGADIVSVHCEQTATIHLHRTVDQIKSLGAKAGVVLNPGTPLSAIEYVLESVDLVLIMSVNPGFGGQSFIESQVKKIADLRKLCEEKGVNPWIEVDGGVSPKNAYKVIEAGANALVAGSAVFGAKDYAEAIKGIKTSKRPVAVAA; this comes from the exons ATGGCGTCGCCGTCCTCCTCGCTCTGCTCCAGCCTCGGCTACCCGCGCACCGCCTCCCTCGGCGCCCGCCGCCGCGTCGGATTCTCCCCCTCAAG GAAGTTATTCCAAGTGAAGGCATCGAGGGTGGACAGTTTCTCCAAGAGCGACATCATTGTGTCCCCTTCCATTCTTTCTGCAAACTTCGCCAAGCTTGGTGAACAG GTAAAAGCTGTGGAGCTGGCAGGATGTGACTGGATTCATGTCGATGTCATGGACGGACGGTTTGTGCCAAATATCACGATTGGACCGTTGATTGTTGATGCTTTGCGTCCAGTGACTGATCTTCCTTTGGATGTGCATCTG ATGATTGTGGAACCTGAGCAGCGAATTCCAGATTTTATCAAGGCAGGTGCAGATATTGTTAGTGTTCACTGTGAGCAAACGGCAACCATCCATCTTCACCGAACAGTCGACCAG ATTAAAAGTCTTGGAGCAAAGGCCGGAGTTGTACTGAACCCTGGGACCCCACTCAGTGCGATTGAATATGTACTTGAAT CTGTTGATCTGGTATTGATTATGTCGGTCAATCCTGGGTTCGGTGGGCAGAGCTTTATCGAGAGTCAAGTAAAGAAAATTGCAGACTTGAGAAAATTATGTGAAGAGAAG GGAGTGAACCCCTGGATTGAGGTTGATGGTGGAGTTAGTCCCAAAAATGCCTACAAG GTCATTGAAGCTGGAGCGAATGCCCTTGTTGCTGGTTCTGCGGTCTTTGGAGCTAAAGACTACGCTGAAG CTATCAAAGGAATTAAGACCAGCAAGAGACCTGTAGCTGTAGCAGCATGA
- the LOC124694783 gene encoding uncharacterized protein LOC124694783: MSLPPPAQRGSHSPPALIDDAMSEIFLRVPADDPKTLVRAAAVCTTWRRILCDLIFTRQYRAFHGAPPMLGFLRNTRHERSWGKGRNKNHEHYVVSSFVSTASFRSPACHERRHWRVLDSRHGLVLFHTPKRDEDFVVCDLVTYDRWRIKASRECSDIIWGDATDEDEDEQEEHVENDGITWNAAVLCAKDRCDHTYCHYGPFLVVLLGSDEDQGITFASVYSSATGKWSDMISIEDQEDIEMAGHTAVVGDKVYFQCENAVTTVEYNIGEKELLLFDRPVDDDEDVDLPRADLIGVDDGMLLFATVQGPRLYLWSMEAGPNGAEEWARRRVIDEPVLPPPALYDMSVVGFAEGIGVIFLSTKDGLYTIELNSGRSKKVHGDKSVEKVMPYMSFYTKAWGRSPTSD; this comes from the exons ATGAGTCTGCCGCCTCCGGCGCAACGCGGCAGCCACTCGCCGCCGGCGCTGATCGACGACGCCATGAGCGAGATCTTCCTCCGCGTCCCCGCGGACGACCCCAAGACcctcgtccgcgccgccgccgtctgcaCGACCTGGCGCCGCATCCTCTGCGACCTCATCTTCACCCGCCAGTACCGCGCGTTCCACGGGGCGCCACCCATGCTCGGCTTCCTCCGCAACACACGCCATGAGAGGTCATGGGGAAAAGGTAGAAACAAAAACCACGAGCATTACGTGGTCTCCAGCTTCGTCTCCACCGCGTCCTTCCGCTCGCCGGCGTGCCACGAGCGCCGCCACTGGCGCGTCCTCGACTCCCGCCACGGCCTCGTCCTCTTCCACACTCCTAAAAGGGACGAGGACTTCGTTGTCTGCGATCTCGTCACCTACGACCGGTGGAGAATCAAGGCCAGCCGTGAGTGCTCCGACATCATCTGGGGTGATGCCACTGACGAAGATGAGGACGAGCAAGAGGAACATGTTGAGAACGATGGCATAACCTGGAATGCGGCCGTGCTCTGTGCTAAGGACCGATGCGACCACACGTACTGCCACTATGGCCCTTTCCTGGTGGTTCTCTTGGGCTCCGACGAGGACCAGGGTATCACATTTGCCTCTGTCTATTCATCGGCGACTGGGAAGTGGAGCGACATGATCTCCATTGAGGACCAAGAGGACATCGAGATGGCGGGGCACACTGCTGTTGTGGGAGATAAGGTCTATTTCCAATGTGAAAATGCCGTAACTACTGTGGAGTACAACATTGGTGAGAAAGAACTATTACTGTTTGATCGGCCagtggacgacgacgaggacgtggACCTGCCAAGAGCTGATCTCATTGGGGTGGAT gatGGCATGCTGCTGTTCGCGACAGTCCAGGGGCCTAGACTTTACCTATGGTCAATGGAGGCTGGTCCCAACGGAGCTGAGGAATGGGCACGACGCAGGGTCATCGACGAACCAGTGCTCCCTCCTCCGGCCCTCTATGATATGTCCGTAGTTGGTTTTGCAGAAGGTATTGGTGTCATCTTTTTGAGTACTAAGGATGGGTTGTACACAATTGAGCTCAATTCAGGCCGAAGCAAGAAGGTACACGGAGATAAATCTGTCGAAAAAGTCATGCCCTACATGAGCTTCTACACTAAAG CATGGGGGCGGTCGCCGACCTCTGACTAG
- the LOC124695933 gene encoding uncharacterized protein LOC124695933 yields MAAAGWLRRAASAAALPRLPSGFSLMPTPPPAPLPEAQSLVLPGLGAAIAPAMELMAVPKKKISKYKRGLRNGPKALKPVPVIVRCRCCGRVKLPHFYCCSGERGNAGDSSS; encoded by the exons atggcggcggcgggttggctccggcgagcggcatcggcggcagcgttGCCTCGCCTGCCTTCCGGATTCTCCCTCATGCCAACCCCTCCTCCCGCTCCTCTCCCCGAGGCTCAGTCTCTCGTGCTCCCCGGACTTGGCGCCGCCATCGCCCCCGCGATGGAACTCATGGCCGTACCCAAGAAGAAG ATCTCAAAATATAAGAGGGGTTTGAGAAATGGGCCCAAAGCCCTTAAGCCTGTTCCAGTGATTGTCCGATGCAG GTGCTGCGGTCGAGTGAAGCTGCCCCACTTCTACTGTTGCAGCGGAGAGAGAGGGAACGCCGGGGACTCAAGCTCATAA